A single region of the Arthrobacter sp. V1I7 genome encodes:
- a CDS encoding queuosine precursor transporter: MSSAQTFPAPAPPKFASIGSPYFSITLAIMAVVLILSNIGASKGVAIGPIITDGGFFLFPLAYILGDVISEVYGFKVARRAIATTFALSVFASVCYWIIIALPGFDDEFGASKQAALEGALGPVPQIVLASLLAFLAGQTINSWILVKMKARTGEKSLWARIMGSSVAGEFVDTLIFCSIAASVIGISDFGSFANYVLVGFLYKTMVEFLFVPVTSAVIGWIKRREPSYGA; encoded by the coding sequence ATGTCTTCCGCCCAGACTTTCCCGGCTCCGGCGCCGCCTAAATTCGCCTCGATCGGTTCCCCGTACTTCAGTATCACGCTGGCCATCATGGCCGTGGTGCTGATCCTGTCCAACATCGGGGCGTCCAAGGGCGTGGCGATCGGCCCGATCATCACCGACGGGGGCTTCTTCCTCTTCCCGCTGGCCTACATCCTGGGCGACGTCATCAGCGAGGTCTACGGCTTCAAGGTGGCACGGAGGGCCATCGCCACCACGTTCGCGCTGTCCGTCTTCGCGTCGGTCTGCTACTGGATCATCATTGCCCTGCCCGGGTTCGACGACGAGTTCGGGGCTTCCAAGCAGGCAGCCCTCGAGGGTGCGCTCGGCCCGGTCCCGCAGATCGTGCTCGCCTCGCTGCTCGCGTTCCTGGCCGGCCAGACCATCAACTCCTGGATCCTGGTGAAGATGAAGGCACGCACGGGGGAGAAGTCCCTGTGGGCGCGCATCATGGGTTCCTCCGTGGCCGGCGAATTCGTAGACACCCTGATTTTCTGCAGCATCGCCGCGTCCGTGATCGGAATCAGCGACTTCGGCAGCTTCGCGAACTACGTCCTCGTGGGCTTCCTATACAAGACGATGGTGGAGTTCCTGTTCGTCCCGGTCACTTCGGCCGTGATCGGCTGGATCAAGAGGCGCGAGCCGAGCTACGGGGCCTGA